The DNA region TATGAAAGCACATTTTGTAGGGAAATTTATGCCAATAATGTATAATAGgtgaaataaatatatcatcCGTACACAACTTAAATAAtctacaacaaaaaaaaatcacaattggagttaaattcaataaatctcctatatttactataaaaaaattcatttttttttaagttactAACATTACCCATAGTCATTGCACTAACTTCAACTGTTTTAAGTGAAATTGAACCGGTTATATTTAGTCTTTTATAAATTACTCTCGTTGTAACTTAGTGAGTTactataaacttatttatttgtaattacaATTACTTAGTATtggttaatattatatatatatatataatatattaatataagatatatattcttatttaagtttgtCATCATCGTTATATATGGCATATATTTCCTATAAACTGtggcataatttttttttacaaatttacaattaaagaactaagtcaaatatataaaataaatataataaaaataatcattttatttaattttggaattgtaatatatattttgcattaaatttagataaataaataaataaatttattatatttaattattaattatagtttttataatattaagaaaataaatttattttattttatattattaataaattatgttttataaaaaatatttaatattttaatataaaatttattaattaacattgttaagtaaaatacataatattaaaaacaaagtgtaaggtaaatgaaataaaaataaataataaaattaacaattaacaattaataataaatattaatataattatatatatatataacattaaaaaaaattattaaaataatattattatgtttattatttcttatcataactaatatattagagataatatataaatatttataataaaataaaaataatcacttattttaatattatttataattttataattatttttatatagagcagtaatattttaaaatatttataattgaataattactcttaaaaattaaataatatatgattttaatatataatataagtgtTAGTGTTtattataattacaataatatttaaaattctctcaaacataattaacatttattattattattattattattttgttagttaataatttttaaatacattacatattttCAATATGTTAACctacataatattaaaaacaataatttataattaaaaataattatttaaataatattaatatgtttattatttattataataactaatatattatatagataataactaatatattataatacataaatatttataataaaataaaataaaaatgagtagaaatatattaataacataaataaaacaattttttttcattaataattaaatatttataaataactaaattaataatttaaaaataaattagtctattataaatattatatttaaaatatatattaactaatattaattaattttaataaaatattttattatatatattctataatatatttttaatttaactatatagaattgataaaaataaatattgattataatattattaatattttataattattttaaataatataattatatttaaatatactaatatttttaataatataactatatttttatatactcttattaaataaataatatataatataagttttaatatatcttataattaaaataatatcaaacaaataaaataacaattaataataaatattaaaataattatatataaaacattaaaaatataattattcaaataatattaatatgtatatattatagataatatataaaatatttttaataaaataaagataatcacttattttaatgttttatatttttataattatttttaataatataactatacatatatataacactaatatttttataatatttttaattgaataattactcttaaaaattaaataatacatgatttaaatatataatataatttttaatatttctaataattacaataatatttaaaaatatattatagaaaaaaatatataaatataataacatactttaaaataaataattattaaaaaaactatttgttatatttttaatataaattaatttagttaattataaatattaaaattttaataaaaaaaaacttttttaacttaaagttataatttttttatcttaatattttaattaattataattatttttgatatattatctctataatatattaaataataaaagtaataatatgaatatgaatatttaaataattaatgattttttaatgttataaatatttatatttagtttaatttattaattaatattagtttttattaactattatttttttttgtaagtgtttttattatttacattataatttaaagtaatttattcaataatttactaatataataactattacaaaaataattgttataaattaataatattataagtttttattattaaactatattttatttaaaaaaaaatcaacttaataataactaaaataattttattaacataataaatgataatatattctaaattatttattaaaattcatgTATTGTTAAATAGTTAATGTTTAAcactatacatatattataaagttaatttaaaaagaaagcccaaataattattattttaaatataattttcttaaataatatatttaaatttattaaaataattaatatattaataatatattattctcaaattaatatatatatatatatatatgtgtgtgtgcgctatttttaattaatatatatttataatcttattatatataataatttatttaaacattaataagttttttaatttttaaattaaaattagaaattttaatttttgtttattttttaaatttttcattagaatttttaaatttttttatttttatttagaatttattaatatttattttttattttaaaattttagtttaattattttatagtctATGTTCCAATTGTCAATTgtgaattttgaattataatcaattttgaTTACTTTGAAGAAAGACTCACCCACTTAAAGATTGAACTTTATTTGCTTAACTAGATCGAAATCGAAAGTAATTGTACAAATATCGATGGGCTGAAATTCAATCCCAATCGTCTGACCTAACCCGAGTCCATCCATCACACACCAAAGCACTCTTCACAAGCCGGAATCCAAAGTCACTATTTGTGTTACATACTTTAGAGAAAACATTACccattatgaataaaatgattttaaaatttcatagttgtcatgttttttttagtttgaaactTGAAAATGATGAGAAGTGAAGATCCATCATTACCATGACCAAGGAGAACCGATGATGATTGATGAGTAAGAAGATATCTTTGAGCAAAGTCATGGTGATAGCATCATCAATAGGGACTTGCGATTCCGTGACAGCTATAATTGATATTGATCGAATAGAGCTGTTGAAGAATTTTCCTGTTGGGCTTACCGACTCTTCGTTGATTTCTATCATGATCTTCTTCATAGATTCCTCCATCTTTGGGGATCTAGAATATGTCCACAAGTGTTATAAAATTGTACATGATATGCCTACCATTTTTTTTGAACATTCAATGGTTGTTTGTTTtccttattaattttaactgCAATTTTAAGAGGGCCAGATGAAAAGAATTGGGATCTATGACTCTTTCTAGACACTTTGAtcattctaaaaatatataaataaataaataaagcatAGGAAAAAGacttcaattaaaaattaaattggaCATAAAAATAAAGTTGGAACAGTAAGGGGAATGCTctcaaaatatttgtataacattaaataaaatatagaaaataactcatttaatttagtaaagataacattattatattcaataaaaGTCCCAACAATAAAATGTAGACATTCATTGTTAGAAAATGCATTATTTTGCCAATAAGTAAATATACAAGTTGATACTTGCCAACTGCTAGAAAATCACCTTTCAATGTCAAACCATTTAttgttttctttaaataatatggCTGGTCACAAATCAAAAtgaaatcatatatttttagacATCTTTAGATTACGATACACATTATTTAGCAGTATCAATTTCAATACATCTcttagatgaagaagaaaaaaagacatAAATCCAAACACAATGAATGCTACATTATTGAATTGGAGTGCTCACACACGCCTGCATTGCTCATGGTTTCATTAATTGTGATTCAATAATGTATGGATGCACTTCAAACTTCAGTAGTCCTTATCAAATCAATTCAGGGAAGTGTTTGGAAGAAACATTATGACATAAATACTTCATTTTCCAAACCAAAAAACACAACTAAAACTTTGAATAAACTTAGAGACTACAAGGACAGCAGATAAACTCAAATTCAAAAGCATTCTCTTGGAGTTCAAAACTACTAAATAGGGGATATGAAAAAGCACAGTAGTAGTAGTAGATGTTCTAACAGTTGTTCaagaaaataaacatattatagGACCTCACAGTAatttttcatcatcatcatcatcttcaacacTGAGATGGCAAATTAGCCGCCACCTCCAGATCCATACTTCTTGCCCAAGAGTACAACCTGCAACTTGTCGTACCCAGCCAACACTCCAGCACCTGCAACAGCACGCAAGATGTTTGCTCCAGCACCCTTGAACAATGATTTAGAGCCTTCATTCTTCAAAATCTGTTGGAAGCAATCATAAGAGCTTTTGTACTTGACTGCTTCACCAGATGTCATCATCATTCTTCTGCGTACTGTATCAATTGGGTAAGAAGCTAACCCAGCACCGATTGTAATTCCCCAACCAAGCAGGAAACTTGCTAGGAAATTATCCTGCATTATTATTGTATCTCAATTGTTCAGTTTTTGGTCAATTTGGAATTTCACACCAAAAGAAACAATTGGTTAATTAATTACCTGCAACTCACCAACCAGTAGCACTGGTTTTAGAGAATCATACATTCCAAAGTAAAGCCCGCGATAGACAATGATTCCCACACAGGAAATGTTGAATCCACGGTACAGTCCCGCAATGCCATCGGATTTGATGGTTTTACGATAAACGTCAACCAAACCATCAAATTGCCTTCCACCACCCTTCTTAGCGGATTTGGCATCATTAGCCAAACGGGTTCTAGCATAATCTAGAGAGTATACAAATAGAAGGGATGAGGCACCAGCAGCACCACCAGATGCCAAATTTCCAGCAAACCACTTCCAGTAACCGTCCCTGTCCTTCTTGAAGTTGAAAAGCCTCTTGAAATAGTCTTTGAAAGCAAAGTTAAGAGCCTGGAGAAAAGAACAGTCTGGTTTCAATCGATACACAGATGAACAAAATGATTAAAAAGAAAGGGGGAAAAAAACTAACCTGGGTAGGGAAGTATCTGATGACATTGGCTGTGTTACCCCTCCATAGAGCAACAGCACCCTCATCCTTCATGGTTCTTTTAAAGCAATCACCAATTCCTTGATATCGCTCAGATAGCCGACCCTGTTTGATCATCTCATCTTGATTCTGAATCAAAAGCTTAACTCGCTCAATTGGAGCAGCAGCTGTCTTAGATACAGCTGCAGAAACTCCTCCCATGAGAAAATCAATCATGAAACCGCTAATGCCCTTTTCACTGGGAGCTTGTACAAAAACCGGAGACAATGGAGAAACAGATCCTCGGAATGGGGATTGGAATGAACTCTGAAGACCTCCATTGACAAATGGTGTAGAATAGTTATTCAAGCCACTGTTCCTGGACAGCAAGTTAGGGGTGGTGATTTGAGAGAGGAAATATGATTGACCATGTAACTTATTAAAGGTGGACGACTGCTGATTTCTATCAGCCATGTTTGCAGCTCTATCAGTGACCTGCACCACAAGAACGAATATTGTTTAACACATAGGAGAACAAAGTTTGTCAAAACTAGGAATTGTGTTTACATATGGAAAATCATTGTGAACACCTGTTTTTCCTACGtacccaaattaaaaaaaaaaagaatgattatCTACTATATAATCACATTTCACAAATCAATTAGATCATCCAAACATCTGGCATATATACATTAGAAATATCAAGAGTGTTAACATTCCTAGACTCAAAACAAACAACTATCTTATCTGCACAAATAACAAAATAGGATAAGGATAGATATGAATCCGATCATCCCAAGTAAACAATGAGCAACttcatattatttcttaaaacaataatttgttgaacaaaaatttaatataaaagtacAATCATTGTAAGTACATCTTTCAGATTTAAAAATGATTAGTAAATTGGTTCACAACCAAATCAGCCAAATTGGAAATCAATTGAGAAAAATAGGAGTGTAAAAATCATCAAAGTTACAAATGGATAAAATCTTGTCACAATTCATCAAATtatctaataaaattttgataaatacaTGGCTATCTCTATAACCATCAAAGTATATACCTTTTGGTTTTAGTCGTTTCAATATGATCAAAGATCCAATAACTAACTAGCAATGAAAATCCAAAGAAACCATAACATATTTTGTTAAGATCCAATACAATTCTCAGATTTATGCACCAACCAACATAAGCTTAAGAAAGTTCACTCAGATAAAACACAATATCAAAAGAACATATGGAACTAAAAGATGAATCCAAGTACAGATCTACTAGAAAGAGAGAccatacaaataaatttataaaaaaaagtaacctTGAAAGGTCGCCGCCGCGGGAAGTCAAACGCAGTTTGGTTTAGACTCCTGATTGTGAGGAGAGGAAGAGGAAATGAGGAAAAGCACCAACAAATAAATTGAAGCAGGAGAAGAGAAGGGATCGCCCTAGGGTTTGAGATATTACATAACTGACACTACCAGTCAACCCATATTATCATTTCTGCCACCGGTGCTGGTATGTGTTTAATAGATAGATACTGGacagtttatcatttttcttttctaaattagtttttatccttttttttattttattttttttttattttatttcttattttttcaaaaacagtagtattattataaaaataataataatcggAAGGGAATGAgagaaatttgataaaatgacctAATAAAACCCACGGGAAATGATTAATCCGTTCTTAATAAAATTTGcgaaaataatcattttttctgTATTATGACGAAAATATATCGTCCTTAATTCGTTATATAAATTCTCAATATGATGCGTCTCACAATGGCGGTCATACTCGACGAATTAGGACTCCGTCACGTCACGCGAAGAGGTATTTTTGTCTGAATGGTCATTTTTGCATGGTTTATGGGGTGATGgtcatttttctaaataaatgcATTATTaaggtcatttcatcaaattttccgGGAATGACAAcaaatttgacttaaaaattaaaatcatttctcaaatattcttcttttttccgATTAATAAGGTAATGAAACTCAGCATTTAATCTTCTTTTCTCTTCCCTgttattagattaaaaaaaattccaatgcataatatttatttttttcaaataatttagtaaGATCTTTAGTTGGatcaaaaattttaagtgaATGTTAGGCTTatgattgaaattaaaattataaataaatttaacccACTAAAATAATACCTTAGAAATCCAAGTTTATGGTCTTAAATTGAAATATGTCCTCCTAacttcaataaatatatattaattagtgaTGAATTTCTTCAACTAacataaaaaagacaaaaaaaaaacaaagggtgttattttaataattcaacacTGTAAATTGTTATCAGCCATGACTAAAAGAATTTTGATTCATTCCCAGAACAATATAAACACTATTAATTAGCTA from Impatiens glandulifera chromosome 5, dImpGla2.1, whole genome shotgun sequence includes:
- the LOC124937903 gene encoding ADP,ATP carrier protein-like; protein product: MADRNQQSSTFNKLHGQSYFLSQITTPNLLSRNSGLNNYSTPFVNGGLQSSFQSPFRGSVSPLSPVFVQAPSEKGISGFMIDFLMGGVSAAVSKTAAAPIERVKLLIQNQDEMIKQGRLSERYQGIGDCFKRTMKDEGAVALWRGNTANVIRYFPTQALNFAFKDYFKRLFNFKKDRDGYWKWFAGNLASGGAAGASSLLFVYSLDYARTRLANDAKSAKKGGGRQFDGLVDVYRKTIKSDGIAGLYRGFNISCVGIIVYRGLYFGMYDSLKPVLLVGELQDNFLASFLLGWGITIGAGLASYPIDTVRRRMMMTSGEAVKYKSSYDCFQQILKNEGSKSLFKGAGANILRAVAGAGVLAGYDKLQVVLLGKKYGSGGGG